In the genome of Planctomyces sp. SH-PL62, the window GTCGATGGGATCGCGGCGCTCGGCGCGCAGCTTTCCGTCCGGGGCGACGCGGATCAGCCAGGAGGGGCCGAGCGGGCCGAGGCCCTTCCGATCGAGGGCCGGGATCGAGAGGGACGCCCTGAGCTGGGCCCAGGATTCGGGCTCGCCGGGGGCGAGGAAGGTCAGCGGGCGCCATCGGCCGTCGTCGCCCCGGACGAGGGCGTCGCACGAGCCCCTGACGGTCGTCGAGCCTTGAAGGATCCAGCTCTCGCACGGGCGGACGCCGGGCGGGGGGGCGTTGCGGAGACGGGCGAAGAACGGGCTGGCGACCCAGGCGCGGAGCCAGGCGACGGCATCGGCCCGGAGCGAGGCGTTCGCGGCGGGAGTCCGGCGGCTCCCCAGCCGGGTCGCGACCTCCTCGGGGTCCGCGCCGGCGAGGAGATCGGGATCGACGGCCGCCGCGCGGACCAGGTCGCCGAGGCGGGCCGTCCGCGAGGCCCCCAGCCGGGGCGTCTCCAGGTCGAGGAAGCGGAGCGGCGACGGCGGGGCCGGCGGGGCGAGGCGTTCGCGGGGCGCGTCCAGGATCGCCGAGACGATCTCCGCCAGCTTCGTACCGTCGGAGCGGTTGAAGGTCTCCTCGGCGGTCGTGATCCCGGCGACGTCGACGACCCGGATCTCGGGCGCGGGCCAGCCGTCGGGGAGGGGGGCGAGGCAACGCCCGGTCCGGCCGTCGAAACGCTCCCACAGCAGGTTGAGCGCGGGGGAGAGCTTGGCGACCGAGGCGGCGATCTCGTCGAGCGGCTTGGCGAACCCGGCCGAGAGGACGAGGTCGTCCCGGGCGCGGGTGGCGGCGACGTAGAACAGCCGCAGGGCTTCCTCACGCTCCTCGCGATCCTCGACGGCCCGATATGCGAGCCAGCCCAGGCTCTCGCCGCTCCCCGGCAGGTCGGGGTCGAGGTCCGTCGCCGCCGGTCGGGGCTTGAGGACCAGCCCCAACTCGCGGTCGAAGCCCTGGGCCCCGGTCTTGGAGCCGGAGTCCTTGTTGAGGTCGGGCAGGACGACGATCGGGAACTCCAGGCCCTTGGCCTGGTGGACGGTCATGATGCGGATGCTCGGGCTGCCTTCCTCGGTCGTGGTCGCCTGCTCCTCGCGCGGGGGGTCGTCGGCGAAGGCCCGCAGCCGGCCGACGAAGTCCGCCAGGCCGAACCCGCCCCGGCGGTCGAACCCGCGCGCCGTCTCCACCAGCTTCCGCACGTTGGCGAGCTTCCGCGCGCCGAGGAACTCGCACGTCAGCGCCGCCTCGAAGCCGGACTCGTCCAGCGCCGCGGCGAGCAGCTCGGCCATCGGGACCTGGTCCTTCAAGGCCCGCCATCGCGCCAGGAGCATGCGGGCGCGGCAGGCCCGGGCGCGGTCGGCGTCGGAGAGTCCGGGGGCGTCGGCCGCCCGCTCCAGGCCCCGGCTCAGGTCGCCGGTCTTCGCCAGCCAGAACAGGCCCTCGTCGCTCAGGGCGAAGAACGGGCTCCGCAGGCAGCCGGCCAGCGCCACCTCGTCGAGCGGGTCTTCCACCACCGAGAGCAGGTTGACGACGTCGAGGATCTCCTGCTGCGAGTAGAACGCCGAGCCGCCGATCGTGTGGTACTCGAAGCCCTGGTCGGCCAGCGCCGTCTCGTACGGCCAGACGTCGGTCATGGCGCGGAGCAGCAGCGCGACGTCGCCGGCGTGCGCGCGGCGGGGCTTGCGGGTCCTGCGGTCGACGATCATCCAGCCCTCGTCGAGCCGGCGGCGGAGCCAGCGCGCCAGGGCCTCGGCCTCTCGGATCCGGCCGTCCCGCGCCGAGGGCTTCGAAGCGTCGGCGGCGGTCTCGGACTCCGCCTCGGGCGGGGGGGGCTCGACCCAGAAGAAGTGGACGGCCGGCTCGTCCGCGTGGTTGGGGCGCGCGGGGGAAAGGCGTACGGCCAGGGGATCGGCGACCTCCGCGCCGGGGTCGGGGAACGACTCGGCGAACAGGGCGTTGACGAAGTCGATGATGCGCGGGACGGTGCGGAAGTTCTCCGAGAGCCGGAGCCGGCCGGGTTCGGGGAACTCGTCGCGCCAGCGGCCGAAAATGGCGGGCTCGGCCCCCCGGAAGCGGTAGATCGACTGCTTGGCGTCGCCGACCACGAACATCCGGCCGCCCAGGAACCCATCGCTTCCCAGCAGCCGGAGCACGTCGCTCTGGATCTGGTCGGTGTCCTGGAACTCGTCGACCAGGACGAACTCGATCGCCGACGGTTCGACCTGGAGGTCGGCGTCGGGCTCGAACGTCAGGTCGGGGTCGGGCGCGGTCGCGGTCCCGCCTCGGGGGCCGCGCCGGCGAGGTCGCGGAGGGCGTCGCGGGCCAGGACGATGAGGTCGGAGAAGTCGAGCCCGCGACGGCGGACCTTGAGCGCGTCGTACTCGGCGCGGGCCTCGCGGGCGACGCGAGCGAAGCGGGCCGTTTCGGCGGCCGCCTCTCGGGTGACGGAGTCGTCCCAGACGAGCTTCTCGCGGACGTCGCCGACCTTGCCTCGGAGGTCCTTGAAGGCGTTAGCGACCCGTTCCTTCACGTCGGCGTCGGGCCAGTCGTTCTTGCCCCGGAGGCCGGCGACCTTGGCGGCCTCGCGGAGCCGGTCCAGGTCGTCGTCGCGACAGCCTGGGGCTTCCACCGCCACCAGGGCGTCGAGCACGTCCTGGCGAACGAGCGCGAGCTTGGGGCCGACGTCCTGGAGCGGCTCCAGGACGCGGCGGCAGGCGCGGGCGACGGGGGCGAGCCTCGCCAGGATCGCGGGGCGGGCGCGGGCCTTCCACACGTCTCGCCAGCGGGCCGCGATCTCCTCGGGCTCCAGGTCGCAGAGCGGGTCGATCTCGTCGGGAGTGCGGCGGGCCAGCGCGTCTTCGAGCATCGCGCGGAGGCCGCGCAGGGTGTGGGGGACGGCCAGTTCGAGCAGGTCGGGGTCGCGGGCGGCGAGCAGGCGGCGGATCGCGGCGGCCACGGCCTGCTCGCGGAGCGCCCCGGCGACGACCTCGTCCAGGACCACGAACTCCGGGTCGACGCCCATCGCCTCGGCCCGGCTCCGGAGCACCCGGCCGCAGAACTGGTGGAACGTGCCGATCGGCGCGGCTTCCAGGGCGCGAAGGACCGTCGTCCACCAGTCCGGGTCTGACCCGCCGGCGAGCCGGGACCGGCATCGCTCGCGGATCCGCTGGCGAAGCTCCCGCGCCGCCTTGTCGGTGAACGTCATCACGGCCAGCGAGCGCAGGGCGCGGCCCTCGGCGCCGTCGATCTCGCGGAGGAACCGCTCGGTCAGCACGGTCGTCTTGCCGCAGCCGGCGCCGGCCGCCAGGGCCACGCTCACCCCGCGCGCCTTCAGCGGACCTTGCTGCTCGCGCGTCAACGAGACCCGATCGTCGCTCATGACCGCTCCGCCTTCGGTTCCGTGGATTTCGCGGACTTCGAGGCCCTGGCCGGGCGGCCCCCGAGCGTCTTGTCGGCCGAGGCCGTGGGCTGCGCGTCGGGCTCGATCGTCTTCCCGGCCGCGCGGACCTGGCGGATGCGGCAGACGCCCCGATACTCGCAGTAGGCCTCGCAGCCTTCCTTCCTCGGCGCGACCTGGAACGCCCCGTCGCGGAGACGGTGGATGATCGCGAAGACGCGTTCGATCAGGGCCTCGCGCACGTCTTGCCACTGCGCGAAGACGATCGGCCGATACCCCTTATCCTTCAGGCCCCAGTAGCCGACGTCCAGCAGTTCGGCCTCTCCGCGCTGATAGAGGAGCCGTTCGACGGCCATCGCGTAGAGCGGGAGCTGGAGCATCCGGCCTTCGGTCACGTCCTTGGAACTCGGCGGGTTGCCGCTCTTGTAGTCGATGATCCGGTAGCGGGGCGGTCCGGACTCGGCCCCGGCGTCGACCATGTCGATGCGGTCGATCCGGCCCTTGAGGCGGACGACCTCGGCGCCGAGGGTCAGCTCGAATTCGGGATGGTCGGTCCCGGGCTCGCCGAAGCCGAACTCGAACATCCGGGGCGCGGGGGCGGTCGGCGTCTGCGAGGTGTACTCGGCCCGCTGCTGGGCGTACTGGGCGGTGATCCGCTGCACCTGGCCCAGCTCGATCTCGCGGAGGCCCAGGTCCAGCTCGCTCAACTCGTCCAGCTCTTTCGCCAGCACCTTGTCGACGGCGGCGGCCAGGAGGCGTTCGTCGGGGGTGTCGGCGTCGGTCTCGGCGCGTCGGCGTTCGAACTCCTCGAGGATGTCGTGCAGGCGGCTGCCGCGCTCGGTGGCGTCCTCGTCCAGCTCGTCGCGCTCGGCGATCGGATCGAGATGGAGGACGTGCCGGCTGAAGAACTGGAAGGGGCAGTTCAGGTAGGTCTCAAGCTGGCTGGGGCTGAACGTGTGCGTGAGCCCGTCGAAGTCCCGCGCCAGGCGGGAGTGGGCCTCGGGATCGGTGAGCAGCCCCTCGAACTCGCCGAACGGGGCCCCCCGGCGGCGGCGATCCAGCGCCTGGAGCGCGGCCGCCGCCCCCTCGAGCGGCGCCCGATGGCCCGGGTCGGCGGCCAGATCGCGGAGCCTGGCCGTGCGGCCGCGCTCGGCGGCCAGGGCCGCGGCCAGGACCCGGGCGTCGCCCGGCGCGACGGCCAGGTCCTCGCGGTCGAGCAGGGCGGGGTGGAACCGCGCGTGCGCGACGTGGCAGGCCGACTCCGCGGGGGCCGACATCGCGCCCAGCAGGTCGTCGAGGAACCCCGCGCGGAGCAGGGGTTGGCCCTTGGCGTCGGTCGTCGGATAGAACAGGTGCGCCCCGCGCTCCGCCGCGCCGAGCGCCCGGAGGAACCGGAGCGTCTCGGCCGCATACGCCGCGCGGCCGGCGGGGCTGGGCTCCTCGCCGGGCTTCAGCTCCAGGAATCGCTCGACGGCCGGGCGTCTCGGGAAGCTCCCCTCGACCAGGCCGACCAGGAGGACGCGGCCCGCGCGGCAGCCGCCGAGGTCGTCCACCAGGGTCGTGCGGATCGAGCCGTCCGGGGCCGTCGGCCTCGGCGCCTGGACCTCGGCGGTGACGTCGGTCAGCACGTCCACGAATTCCGCCCAGGGGACGACGACCGCATCTCGGCCCAGGCGTTCGAGGATCTCGGCGCGGTCTTCCAGGGCGTCCCAGAGCGTCTCCAGCGCCCGGCCGTCGCGCGAGCCCAGGCCCAGCTCCGTCGCGGCGCGGCGAAGTTCGATCGCGTGCTCGCTCCAGGGGCGGGGACGGTCCAGCGGGGCCAGGACGTCGATCACCCGCTTGATGATGGGGTGCGCCCGCCGCGCCCGCTCGACCTTGCGCCTGCGGCGGTCGCGTTCGATCGGGTCGGGCGCGTCCTCGTTGCGGGCGATCGCGCGTTCGAGGGCCTGGAGGATCTGGCGGTCCCCCCGGAAGACGGACGACTCGTGGAGCGTGGAGGCGGCTTCGGCGAGGGCCAGGCGGTCGACGTCCTCGCCCCAGCTCGGCTGCAACTGGCCGTTGCGGAGAAACCGGACGAGCTGCTCGGCCTCCCACTCTTCCACCGGGATCCGCGCCGCCTGGAGGGTCGCCGCGACGGACGGGTCGACGTCCAGGGTCCTCGGCCCGGCGTCGTGGACCGGCAGGCCCGCCCGCCGGAGGGCGAGGCAGGCCGATTCCGCCTGATCGTCCCAGCGGGGGAAGGCGATCAGGATCTCGTCCGGTTCGACGCCGCGGCCGATCAGGTCCTTGACCTCGCGCGCGACCATTCGGCCCAGGTCCATCCCGGCCGGGCCGCCCCGGATCGACAGCCCCTCGCCGGTCTCGATCTTCGGGGCCGACGCGGCGAACAGGAGCGCGTCGACCGCCCGCAGCCCCGCCGGCCGATGGGAGTCGGAAGGGACGAGCGATTCGACCATCCCCAGGTCCAGCAGCCGGGCTCGGATCGGGGCGGTCGCCAGGTACAGCTCGGCGCGTTCGGGGGCGTCCTGGTGGCAGAGGGTGACGTCGACCGACCGGGGGCGCTCCAGGATGTCGCGGAGGATCCGCCACTGCGCCGGCGACTTCCCCTCGAAGTCCAGGAAGACGAGGTGGTCGCCCTCGCCGGAGCCCGCCCGCGCGTTTCGGTCTCGGAGCCGCAAGGAGGCCCAGACCGAAAGCCCGGCCTCGTCCTCGGCGTCGAGGTCGGTCAGGAGCCGACGGTAGCGCCGGAAGACCGAGACCTCGGCGGCCCGGATCGCGTCGTCCCCGTCGTCTTCCGGTTCCGGGCGTTCGTCGTCCCGCTCGCGATGGCGTTCGGCGACCGTCCAGTCGCGGACGCGGCGTCGGAGGCGGCGGCGGTAGCCGACCCGCGAGGTCAGCTCGGCGAGCGGTCCGCGACGGCCGCCGGCGGTCTCGTCGCGCAGGGCCTCGTCGAGGACGGCGGTCGCGGCCGAGTCCGACAGCAGCGTCGGCCCCTTCCGGACGATCGAGGCGACCCAGCGCCAGAGGTCGGCCCAGCACCGCACGCGGGGCTCGGCGAGCCAGGTCGACTTCGAGGGATGCAACGCCAGTTCGCGGATCGTCTGGTCACGGCAGAGGGGCGTCGGCACGATCCACTGGGCCGCCCGGAGCGACGGGTCCAGTTGCAGGAGACGCCCCCGCATCGACGCGCCGGGAGGTCCCGTCCAGAGCGTTCGGTGAGGCGTCAACGTCGCTCCCATTTCCGCTCGACGAGACGAGCCCGAGGACCACCACCGCCAGCAAGACCAAGTATACAGAACAATACCACAGCTTCCCCGAGCGGACAACGCGGATCAGCCAGAGGATCGCCGCGTAGCCGACCAGTCCGGCGAGGATCATGGCCGCGATCGTCTGCATCACGCGGTCGGGCGTCAGGTTCAGTCGCGACGGGTCCTTGATCGCGTCCTTCAGCTCGTTGGCGACGGCGCCGGCGATGGCCGGGATGGCGATCATCAGGCTGAACCGCACCGCCCAGACCCGCGAGAGGCCCAGGAACAGCGCGGCGACGATCGTCACGCCGCTGCGGCTCACTCCCGGCAGCGGGGCCAGCGTCTGGGCCAGCCCAATCAGGAGGGCGTCGACCCAGGTCGTTTCCGACGGGCCTCGTCCGCGACCGTCCGGCCCCCGCATCTTGAGCGAGACCAGGGCCAGGAAGACCGCCGAGATCAGGAAGCCGACCGGGGCCGCCGTGTGGCTCTGGAACAGGCTGTCCACCCACTTCTTGAAGAAGAGGGCGAACGGGACGAGCGGGAGGGTCGCCACGATCGCCAGCATCGCCACGCGGAGGACCGTCGGCCGGCGGAAGTCCGGGCCGACGTCGGGGTCGTCGGTCAGGAGCCCGCGGACGCCCAGCCGGATCGGGCCCCGGTAGTGGTAGAGGATCGCGGCCATCGTCCCCAGGTGGAGCATCACGTCGAAGAAGAGGTTCTCCTCCCCGCCCCGGTGCGTCCCCGTCAGCCAGGCGAAGAACTGCTGGGTGATGAGCAGGTGGCCGTCGCTGGAGACGGGCAGGAACTCGGTGACGCCCTGGACCATGCCGAGGGCGAGGGCCTCGATCCATTCGATCAGCATGCGAAGATCCATCTTGGGTTAGTAAGCGTACGAGGTCCGGCGCGAAGCCGGCCGCAATCCTAACGCCCTTCCCTCGTCAGGGGGAAGGCGTCGAAAGGCCGGCCCGTCCACGTTCGGGGACGGTTGCCTAGGGACGGGCGAGGGGGCCTCGTCCCTCAGCGTCGTCGGGCGGCCTCGCCCCGGAGGGCGGGGCCCGCGCCCCAGAGGTAGCTGGCGCCGCTGTAGAGCGTCAGCGCCACGGCGATCCAGGTGAAGGCGTCGCGGAGGATCGTCAGCTCCTGCGCGGGGGAGACGAGCCAGAGGCAGAGCAGGGCGGCGGAGACCGACAGGCACTGGAACAGCGTCTTGAGCTTGCCGGCCATCTTGGCGCCGAACGCCTGGCCCTGGCCTTCCAGCAGGCTGCGCAGGCCCTGGATCAGCAGCTCGCGGACGACGATCGCCGTCACCATCCAGGGGAGGACCCCCGTGCCGGGGATCGCCGCCAGGTAGATGTACGCGCTCGAGACGATGACCTTGTCGATCAGCGGGTCGAGCTGGCGGCCCAGGGGCGTGTCCTGATCCAGGAGCCGGGCGAAGTAGCCGTCGAGCGCGTCGGAGACGGCGGCGACGACGAACAGGCCGAAGGCCCAGCCGTACCATTCCAGCGACATCGCCGCGCAGACCAGGACCGTCAGCCCCAGGCGCGAGACGGTCAGGGTGTTGGGCACGTTCCAGAACGTGCCGGCCGGCCGCGCGGGGGCGTCCAGGACGGAGTGGTTCTCGGGGGGCATGGGGATCTCACATTCCGTCGAGGATGTTCAGCGACGGCCCCGGGCGCGACTTGCGAGGTCGGGGCCGCGCCCGCTTCCGTCGCGACGGGAGGGCCAGCGAGCGGGCGACGAAGTCGTAACCCTGGGTGTCGACGATCTCGCAGGGGACCACGTCCCCCGGCTGGAGGCCTGCGTCCGGCACCAGCACGACGCCGTCGACGTCCGGGGCGTCGGCGTACGAGCGGCCGACCCAGACGTCCGGCTGGCCGGGGGCCCGGCCGTCGATCAGGACGTCGAGCTCGCGGCCGACGAGGGTCCGGTTGAACTCCTCGGCGATCGGCTGCTGGATCCGCATGATCGTCTCGCGACGGGCTTCCTTCACGTCCTCGGGCAGGTGGCCGGGCACCTTGGCCGCCGGCGTGTCGGGCTCCAGGGAGTAGGTGAAGACCCCCAGGCGCTCGAACTTCGCCTCGGCGACGTAGTCGGCCATCTCCTGGAACTCGGCCTCGGTCTCGCCGGGGAAGCCGACGATGAACGTGGTGCGGAGCACGAGGTTGGGGATCGACGACCGCAGCCGGTCGACGATCGCCGTGGTCTCGGCCCGCGTGTGGCGGCGGTTCATGACCTTGAGCATCCGGTCGTTGATGTGCTGCAAGGGCATGTCGAGATACGGGACGATCCGCTTCGCCCCGGCGATGACGTCGTAAAGCTCGTCGGTGAAGTGCCGGGGATAGTTATAGAGGATGCGGATCCAGGTCAGCTCCTCAATCTGGTCCAGCTCGCGGAGCAGGTCGGCCAGGCGGGGCTCGCCGTAGAGGTCCATGCCGTAGTAGGTCATGTCCTGGGCGACGAGGATCAGCTCGCGGACGCCGTCGCGGGCCAGCTCGCGGGCCTCGTCGACGACCAGCTCGATCGGCTTGGTGACGTGCTTGCCCCGCATGTACGGGATCGCGCAGAAGGTGCAGAGCCGGTCGCAGCCCTCGGACACCTTCAGGTACGCCAGGTGCCGGGGGGTGATCCGCAGCCGGGCCCGGTCGTCCTGGGCCTGGATCGGGGCCGGGCGGAACAGCGTCCGCTGCTCGTGC includes:
- the pgsA gene encoding CDP-diacylglycerol--glycerol-3-phosphate 3-phosphatidyltransferase produces the protein MPPENHSVLDAPARPAGTFWNVPNTLTVSRLGLTVLVCAAMSLEWYGWAFGLFVVAAVSDALDGYFARLLDQDTPLGRQLDPLIDKVIVSSAYIYLAAIPGTGVLPWMVTAIVVRELLIQGLRSLLEGQGQAFGAKMAGKLKTLFQCLSVSAALLCLWLVSPAQELTILRDAFTWIAVALTLYSGASYLWGAGPALRGEAARRR
- the rimO gene encoding 30S ribosomal protein S12 methylthiotransferase RimO, producing the protein MTPERPTEQTDTDVRGTISFVSLGCSKNLVDSERMLGLLAQEGYALVPEGRDSDLVIVNTCGFIDAARKESCGVIEEMLERKRDGRVKGVIVAGCLAERQKDLLLDEFPEVDQVVGVFGREQIVHVSNRILGGLHEQRTLFRPAPIQAQDDRARLRITPRHLAYLKVSEGCDRLCTFCAIPYMRGKHVTKPIELVVDEARELARDGVRELILVAQDMTYYGMDLYGEPRLADLLRELDQIEELTWIRILYNYPRHFTDELYDVIAGAKRIVPYLDMPLQHINDRMLKVMNRRHTRAETTAIVDRLRSSIPNLVLRTTFIVGFPGETEAEFQEMADYVAEAKFERLGVFTYSLEPDTPAAKVPGHLPEDVKEARRETIMRIQQPIAEEFNRTLVGRELDVLIDGRAPGQPDVWVGRSYADAPDVDGVVLVPDAGLQPGDVVPCEIVDTQGYDFVARSLALPSRRKRARPRPRKSRPGPSLNILDGM
- a CDS encoding PD-(D/E)XK nuclease family protein, coding for MRGRLLQLDPSLRAAQWIVPTPLCRDQTIRELALHPSKSTWLAEPRVRCWADLWRWVASIVRKGPTLLSDSAATAVLDEALRDETAGGRRGPLAELTSRVGYRRRLRRRVRDWTVAERHRERDDERPEPEDDGDDAIRAAEVSVFRRYRRLLTDLDAEDEAGLSVWASLRLRDRNARAGSGEGDHLVFLDFEGKSPAQWRILRDILERPRSVDVTLCHQDAPERAELYLATAPIRARLLDLGMVESLVPSDSHRPAGLRAVDALLFAASAPKIETGEGLSIRGGPAGMDLGRMVAREVKDLIGRGVEPDEILIAFPRWDDQAESACLALRRAGLPVHDAGPRTLDVDPSVAATLQAARIPVEEWEAEQLVRFLRNGQLQPSWGEDVDRLALAEAASTLHESSVFRGDRQILQALERAIARNEDAPDPIERDRRRRKVERARRAHPIIKRVIDVLAPLDRPRPWSEHAIELRRAATELGLGSRDGRALETLWDALEDRAEILERLGRDAVVVPWAEFVDVLTDVTAEVQAPRPTAPDGSIRTTLVDDLGGCRAGRVLLVGLVEGSFPRRPAVERFLELKPGEEPSPAGRAAYAAETLRFLRALGAAERGAHLFYPTTDAKGQPLLRAGFLDDLLGAMSAPAESACHVAHARFHPALLDREDLAVAPGDARVLAAALAAERGRTARLRDLAADPGHRAPLEGAAAALQALDRRRRGAPFGEFEGLLTDPEAHSRLARDFDGLTHTFSPSQLETYLNCPFQFFSRHVLHLDPIAERDELDEDATERGSRLHDILEEFERRRAETDADTPDERLLAAAVDKVLAKELDELSELDLGLREIELGQVQRITAQYAQQRAEYTSQTPTAPAPRMFEFGFGEPGTDHPEFELTLGAEVVRLKGRIDRIDMVDAGAESGPPRYRIIDYKSGNPPSSKDVTEGRMLQLPLYAMAVERLLYQRGEAELLDVGYWGLKDKGYRPIVFAQWQDVREALIERVFAIIHRLRDGAFQVAPRKEGCEAYCEYRGVCRIRQVRAAGKTIEPDAQPTASADKTLGGRPARASKSAKSTEPKAERS
- a CDS encoding UvrD-helicase domain-containing protein → MTFEPDADLQVEPSAIEFVLVDEFQDTDQIQSDVLRLLGSDGFLGGRMFVVGDAKQSIYRFRGAEPAIFGRWRDEFPEPGRLRLSENFRTVPRIIDFVNALFAESFPDPGAEVADPLAVRLSPARPNHADEPAVHFFWVEPPPPEAESETAADASKPSARDGRIREAEALARWLRRRLDEGWMIVDRRTRKPRRAHAGDVALLLRAMTDVWPYETALADQGFEYHTIGGSAFYSQQEILDVVNLLSVVEDPLDEVALAGCLRSPFFALSDEGLFWLAKTGDLSRGLERAADAPGLSDADRARACRARMLLARWRALKDQVPMAELLAAALDESGFEAALTCEFLGARKLANVRKLVETARGFDRRGGFGLADFVGRLRAFADDPPREEQATTTEEGSPSIRIMTVHQAKGLEFPIVVLPDLNKDSGSKTGAQGFDRELGLVLKPRPAATDLDPDLPGSGESLGWLAYRAVEDREEREEALRLFYVAATRARDDLVLSAGFAKPLDEIAASVAKLSPALNLLWERFDGRTGRCLAPLPDGWPAPEIRVVDVAGITTAEETFNRSDGTKLAEIVSAILDAPRERLAPPAPPSPLRFLDLETPRLGASRTARLGDLVRAAAVDPDLLAGADPEEVATRLGSRRTPAANASLRADAVAWLRAWVASPFFARLRNAPPPGVRPCESWILQGSTTVRGSCDALVRGDDGRWRPLTFLAPGEPESWAQLRASLSIPALDRKGLGPLGPSWLIRVAPDGKLRAERRDPIDDAERERLSRLWRTESAS
- a CDS encoding undecaprenyl-diphosphate phosphatase; translated protein: MLIEWIEALALGMVQGVTEFLPVSSDGHLLITQQFFAWLTGTHRGGEENLFFDVMLHLGTMAAILYHYRGPIRLGVRGLLTDDPDVGPDFRRPTVLRVAMLAIVATLPLVPFALFFKKWVDSLFQSHTAAPVGFLISAVFLALVSLKMRGPDGRGRGPSETTWVDALLIGLAQTLAPLPGVSRSGVTIVAALFLGLSRVWAVRFSLMIAIPAIAGAVANELKDAIKDPSRLNLTPDRVMQTIAAMILAGLVGYAAILWLIRVVRSGKLWYCSVYLVLLAVVVLGLVSSSGNGSDVDASPNALDGTSRRVDAGASPATGPVAPGGPVDRADAPLP
- a CDS encoding UvrD-helicase domain-containing protein, whose protein sequence is MSDDRVSLTREQQGPLKARGVSVALAAGAGCGKTTVLTERFLREIDGAEGRALRSLAVMTFTDKAARELRQRIRERCRSRLAGGSDPDWWTTVLRALEAAPIGTFHQFCGRVLRSRAEAMGVDPEFVVLDEVVAGALREQAVAAAIRRLLAARDPDLLELAVPHTLRGLRAMLEDALARRTPDEIDPLCDLEPEEIAARWRDVWKARARPAILARLAPVARACRRVLEPLQDVGPKLALVRQDVLDALVAVEAPGCRDDDLDRLREAAKVAGLRGKNDWPDADVKERVANAFKDLRGKVGDVREKLVWDDSVTREAAAETARFARVAREARAEYDALKVRRRGLDFSDLIVLARDALRDLAGAAPEAGPRPRPTPT